From the genome of Candidatus Eisenbacteria bacterium, one region includes:
- a CDS encoding class I SAM-dependent methyltransferase codes for MTPHEPGTRDEYRPREFWERRLSGHFDLRGTGETGLSEAYNRACYSLRRTVLDRALLAARFDPRDRTVLDVGCGSGFFTEYYSRRGAHVTGIDIAPISIDRMRARFPAARFVLGDVSEVRIEGRFDLINAFDVLYHVTDDRRWEVALGHLAEALNPGGLMLLTDNFPQREGQRPEAAHNKMRPLSRYLSVLVPHGLAREALHPTHGLLNRELGPFRSLNRVPALLLLFDRTLLATGIADHIAQNRLLVLRHR; via the coding sequence ATGACTCCGCATGAACCCGGCACTCGGGACGAATATCGGCCGCGCGAATTCTGGGAGCGGCGCCTGTCCGGGCATTTCGACCTGCGCGGCACGGGCGAAACCGGACTCTCGGAGGCCTACAACCGCGCCTGCTACTCGCTGCGCCGCACGGTGCTCGACCGCGCCCTGCTCGCGGCGCGATTCGATCCGCGCGATCGTACGGTTCTCGACGTCGGATGCGGCTCCGGATTCTTCACCGAGTACTATTCACGACGCGGCGCGCACGTCACCGGCATCGACATCGCCCCGATTTCGATCGATCGAATGCGCGCGCGATTTCCAGCTGCCAGGTTCGTGCTGGGTGACGTGAGCGAGGTTCGAATCGAGGGTCGCTTCGACCTCATCAACGCGTTCGACGTGCTGTATCACGTCACCGACGATCGTCGCTGGGAGGTGGCGCTGGGCCATCTCGCCGAGGCGCTGAATCCCGGTGGTTTGATGCTGCTGACAGACAACTTCCCTCAGCGCGAGGGCCAGCGTCCCGAAGCCGCGCACAACAAGATGCGTCCGCTTTCGCGGTACCTCTCGGTGCTCGTGCCGCACGGACTCGCGCGTGAGGCCCTGCATCCGACGCACGGATTGCTCAATCGTGAATTAGGCCCGTTCCGATCGTTGAATCGGGTGCCTGCGCTGCTGCTGCTCTTCGATCGGACACTGCTCGCCACCGGCATCGCCGATCACATCGCGCAGAATCGCCTGCTGGTCTTGAGACACCGGTGA
- the nadD gene encoding nicotinate (nicotinamide) nucleotide adenylyltransferase, with the protein MTVRESVRRPARRVAGAARWALFGGTFDPPHVGHLAIAEWARVALELDHVVFMPAGRPPHKSRRAVTAAVHRLAMTRLAVRGNPAFRVSPLELRSTEPSYTVETLRRLTGARAAHVYLLLGADSLDGFRDWREPEAILAMARLAIAGRSGAGLAPASEWARRSARVAWIGNPLIGVAASELRARVRAQRSIRYLVPDAVSRYIEKHRLYRR; encoded by the coding sequence ATGACGGTGCGCGAGTCGGTCCGACGTCCTGCGCGCAGAGTGGCGGGCGCCGCGCGCTGGGCGCTGTTCGGCGGAACTTTCGATCCGCCGCACGTCGGCCACCTCGCGATCGCCGAGTGGGCGCGCGTTGCGTTGGAGCTCGACCACGTGGTGTTCATGCCGGCGGGTCGGCCCCCGCACAAGTCGCGGCGCGCGGTGACAGCGGCCGTGCACCGCCTGGCGATGACGCGGCTGGCGGTGCGCGGCAACCCGGCGTTTCGCGTCTCGCCGCTCGAACTTCGTTCCACGGAGCCCTCGTACACGGTCGAGACGCTGCGACGACTCACGGGGGCGCGCGCCGCGCACGTCTACCTGCTGCTCGGCGCCGACAGCCTCGACGGATTTCGCGACTGGCGGGAGCCTGAGGCAATCCTGGCGATGGCGCGGCTCGCGATCGCCGGACGATCGGGGGCGGGGCTCGCGCCCGCGAGTGAATGGGCACGCCGCAGTGCTCGCGTCGCGTGGATCGGAAATCCGCTGATCGGGGTCGCCGCGAGCGAGCTGCGGGCGCGGGTACGAGCGCAGCGCTCGATACGCTACCTGGTGCCGGATGCGGTGTCGCGCTACATCGAGAAGCATCGACTTTATCGCCGCTGA
- the polA gene encoding DNA polymerase I: MSRLIVFDALGLAYRAHFAFIGRPLMNSKGENTSAIFGFANIALKFRREHAPEFWALAWDGPGPTFRHELYGDYKATRPPMPEDLAAQLGAIEDLSRHLGLPVIEKAGMEADDVMATLAQLAAAAGHEVILVTGDKDMLQVVTDRVTVLAPQGKGEDYARMDPAAVRAKWGVGPEHIRDVLALMGDSSDNIPGVKGVGEKTAVELLTQFHSLDELYARLGEVRKPALKKKLEDSREAAFLSRELATLRSDLELGVGIEDLKVAPIRGDDLAAFAGRWEIRRLEQIAAQQGVDAASAGAPVTGRDPARRGSAAEQEGTGVKLAPKRPAAAEPPRGTTAAVLLEPDLFGTPTIAPPAAPLPRALREPAQASLDLWHATPLEVGDSRAPSLEALEQQLHAVRARAVHGLALLPLSESSSGRGGTLVGLALAARDGTSCYLPLAHVGGANFDPKRVVEWLAPALADPTVEKVGHDLKRERHLLERFGLVATGRGMDLHIASFLCDPSRDHSLAALARDVLAVELTPLEPPMVRGRGRAPLASASVEDMAQAACRAAAALFPLAEALRAQLDARDQWGLCRDLEHPLIDVLVAMEREGIALDVPVLEVMSASSAAELAALEQRLHQLAGEAVNLNSGPQLAHLLFEVLKLPPGRRTKTGFSTDSEVLEGLAAEHEFPRRLLEWRALAKLKSTYLDALPAAVDPRDGRVHTSFEQTGAATGRLSSYDPNLQNIPMRTPQGRAIRRAFVAAPGCVLIGADYSQIELRVMAHLSGDPQLIEAFESGEDIHASTARRIFKVEGAVDPSLRARAKIVNFGVMYGMGARSLAQQMGIPLEEAKEFIDGYFRVYAGVRTYLNRVVADARESGYVQTLLGRRRYLPSLRSSNGLDRSNAERAAINAPIQGSAADLVKLAMIRVHDTLARRGKGEKLLLQVHDELVFECPAAAAATTAELVRRAMEGCFPLRVPLTVTVGTGATWFDIH, from the coding sequence ATGAGCCGCCTGATCGTGTTCGATGCCCTCGGCCTCGCGTATCGCGCGCACTTCGCGTTCATCGGCCGCCCGCTCATGAACTCGAAGGGGGAGAACACCTCCGCAATTTTCGGGTTCGCGAACATCGCGCTGAAATTTCGCCGCGAGCACGCGCCCGAGTTCTGGGCGCTCGCCTGGGACGGCCCCGGGCCGACGTTCCGCCACGAGCTGTATGGCGACTACAAAGCCACGCGTCCCCCGATGCCGGAGGATCTCGCAGCGCAGCTCGGCGCGATCGAGGACCTGTCCCGTCACCTGGGCCTCCCGGTGATCGAAAAGGCCGGCATGGAAGCCGACGACGTGATGGCGACGCTCGCGCAGCTCGCCGCGGCGGCCGGTCACGAAGTGATCCTGGTCACCGGCGACAAGGACATGCTCCAGGTCGTCACCGATCGCGTCACGGTGCTCGCGCCGCAGGGCAAGGGTGAGGACTACGCTCGCATGGACCCCGCCGCGGTGCGAGCGAAGTGGGGCGTGGGGCCCGAGCACATCCGTGACGTGCTCGCGCTGATGGGGGACTCGAGCGACAACATTCCGGGCGTGAAGGGCGTCGGCGAAAAGACCGCGGTCGAACTGCTCACGCAGTTCCACTCACTCGACGAACTCTACGCGCGGCTCGGCGAGGTCAGAAAGCCGGCGCTCAAGAAGAAGCTCGAGGACAGCCGCGAAGCCGCGTTCCTGTCCCGCGAGCTCGCGACGCTGCGGTCCGATCTCGAACTCGGCGTCGGGATCGAGGACCTGAAGGTGGCGCCGATCCGCGGCGACGATCTCGCCGCGTTCGCCGGCCGCTGGGAGATCCGACGCCTCGAGCAGATCGCCGCGCAGCAAGGAGTCGATGCGGCCAGCGCAGGTGCGCCGGTGACCGGACGTGATCCGGCTCGCCGCGGCAGTGCCGCGGAGCAGGAGGGAACCGGAGTGAAGCTGGCTCCGAAGCGCCCGGCCGCAGCCGAGCCGCCGCGTGGCACGACTGCCGCTGTCCTGCTCGAGCCCGATCTGTTCGGAACGCCCACCATTGCGCCCCCGGCGGCTCCACTGCCGCGAGCCTTGCGCGAGCCGGCGCAGGCCTCGCTCGACCTGTGGCACGCCACGCCGCTCGAAGTCGGAGATTCGCGCGCGCCCTCGCTCGAGGCGCTGGAGCAACAGCTCCACGCGGTGCGCGCGCGCGCGGTTCACGGCCTTGCACTCCTGCCGCTGTCCGAGTCCTCGAGCGGACGAGGGGGGACGCTGGTGGGTCTCGCGCTCGCGGCGCGCGATGGCACTTCCTGCTACCTGCCGCTCGCGCACGTGGGCGGCGCCAACTTCGATCCGAAACGTGTGGTCGAATGGCTCGCACCGGCGCTCGCCGATCCCACGGTCGAGAAAGTCGGGCACGACTTGAAGCGCGAACGACATCTGCTCGAGCGCTTCGGACTGGTCGCGACCGGGCGGGGCATGGACCTTCACATCGCCTCGTTCCTGTGCGACCCGTCGCGCGATCACTCGCTCGCCGCACTCGCGCGCGACGTGCTCGCAGTCGAACTGACACCGCTCGAGCCGCCGATGGTGCGAGGACGCGGTCGCGCGCCGCTCGCGAGCGCCAGCGTCGAGGACATGGCGCAGGCGGCGTGTCGCGCGGCCGCCGCGCTGTTCCCGCTCGCCGAGGCGTTGCGCGCTCAGCTCGACGCACGCGATCAGTGGGGACTGTGCCGCGACCTCGAGCACCCGCTGATCGACGTGCTGGTCGCGATGGAACGCGAAGGCATCGCGCTCGACGTCCCGGTGCTGGAGGTCATGTCGGCGAGCAGTGCGGCGGAACTGGCCGCGCTCGAACAGCGACTGCATCAGCTGGCCGGCGAGGCGGTGAATCTGAACAGCGGGCCGCAGCTCGCGCATCTGTTGTTCGAGGTGTTGAAGCTGCCGCCCGGCCGCCGCACCAAGACCGGGTTCTCGACCGACAGCGAGGTGCTCGAAGGGCTGGCCGCCGAGCACGAATTTCCGAGGCGGCTGCTCGAGTGGCGGGCGCTCGCCAAGCTCAAGTCGACCTATCTCGATGCGTTGCCGGCCGCCGTGGATCCGCGCGACGGCCGCGTGCACACCTCCTTCGAGCAGACCGGTGCCGCGACCGGGCGTCTGTCGTCGTACGACCCGAATCTGCAGAACATCCCGATGCGCACGCCGCAGGGTCGCGCGATCCGACGCGCGTTCGTTGCGGCGCCGGGCTGTGTGCTGATCGGCGCCGACTATTCGCAGATCGAGCTGCGCGTGATGGCGCATCTGTCCGGGGATCCGCAGCTCATCGAAGCCTTCGAGAGCGGCGAGGACATCCATGCCAGCACCGCGCGGCGCATCTTCAAGGTCGAGGGAGCCGTGGATCCCTCGCTGCGCGCACGCGCCAAGATCGTCAACTTCGGCGTGATGTACGGCATGGGTGCGCGAAGCCTCGCGCAGCAGATGGGCATTCCGCTCGAGGAGGCGAAGGAGTTCATCGACGGGTACTTTCGCGTGTATGCCGGAGTGCGTACCTACCTGAATCGAGTCGTGGCGGATGCGCGCGAAAGCGGCTACGTGCAGACGCTGCTCGGCCGCCGCCGCTATCTCCCTTCGTTGCGCAGCTCGAACGGACTCGATCGCTCGAATGCGGAACGCGCCGCCATCAATGCCCCGATCCAGGGTTCAGCCGCCGACCTGGTCAAGCTCGCCATGATCCGCGTCCACGACACGCTGGCGCGCCGCGGCAAGGGGGAGAAGCTGTTGCTGCAGGTCCACGACGAACTGGTATTCGAATGCCCGGCCGCGGCCGCCGCGACCACCGCCGAGCTGGTGCGGCGCGCGATGGAGGGATGCTTCCCGCTGCGCGTGCCGCTCACCGTCACGGTCGGCACCGGCGCAACCTGGTTCGACATCCACTGA